The Aminithiophilus ramosus genome contains a region encoding:
- a CDS encoding IS3 family transposase (programmed frameshift) — protein sequence MAAKRQRRSAEFKSKVAFAALKGDKTLAQLSGEFEVSAVQIGQWKKQLLQGGPEIFQRKGTPMDVETSMAPLYQEIGRLKMELDWLKKKSQALTLEGKRTSIDPEHPSISVRRQCDLLDLNRSSFYYASSSATETAENLEIMELIDGRYTCAPSYGSRRMTAWLRRQGQDVNRKRIGRLMRLMGLEGIGPKPGTSKPHPEHEIYPYLLRNAVIVRPNQVWSTDVTYLPMSGGFMYLAAVIDWHSRFVLSWELSNTLDAEFCVVALDRALRQGTPEIFNTDQGCQFTSKAFLSLLKEKEIRISMDGRGRALDNIFVERFWRTLKYEWLYLNDYERVRDLRCGLREYMDFYNDERLHSSLNYRTPREVHFADREGPMAV from the exons ATGGCAGCCAAGCGACAGAGGCGTTCAGCGGAGTTCAAAAGCAAAGTAGCCTTCGCTGCCCTGAAAGGGGATAAGACCCTGGCTCAATTGTCGGGTGAGTTCGAGGTTTCCGCCGTCCAGATCGGTCAGTGGAAGAAGCAGCTTCTGCAAGGGGGTCCGGAGATCTTTCAACGCAAAGGCACTCCGATGGATGTCGAGACGTCGATGGCCCCCCTCTACCAGGAGATCGGTCGGCTCAAGATGGAGCTCGACTGGCTCAAAAAAAAATC TCAGGCGCTGACGCTTGAGGGAAAGCGGACCTCCATCGATCCCGAGCACCCTTCGATCAGTGTTCGTCGGCAATGTGACCTCCTTGATCTTAACCGGTCCAGCTTCTACTACGCGAGCTCTTCCGCGACGGAGACGGCGGAGAACCTTGAAATCATGGAGCTCATCGACGGCCGGTACACCTGCGCCCCCTCTTACGGGAGCCGCCGGATGACGGCCTGGCTGCGTCGACAGGGACAGGACGTGAACCGCAAACGGATCGGACGGCTGATGAGGCTTATGGGGCTCGAAGGGATTGGCCCCAAACCGGGAACCAGCAAGCCTCACCCCGAACATGAGATTTATCCCTACCTGCTCCGGAACGCCGTCATCGTCAGACCGAATCAGGTCTGGAGCACCGATGTCACCTACCTCCCGATGAGTGGCGGTTTCATGTACCTCGCGGCCGTCATCGATTGGCACAGCCGCTTCGTCCTCTCCTGGGAACTTTCCAACACCCTGGACGCAGAGTTCTGCGTCGTCGCCCTCGACAGGGCCCTTCGGCAGGGAACGCCGGAGATCTTCAACACCGACCAGGGCTGTCAGTTCACCAGTAAGGCCTTTCTGTCTCTGCTCAAGGAAAAGGAGATCCGGATCAGCATGGACGGTCGTGGCAGGGCCCTCGACAACATCTTCGTGGAACGCTTCTGGCGGACCCTCAAGTATGAGTGGCTCTACTTGAACGACTACGAGCGGGTCCGCGATCTCCGCTGCGGCCTGCGGGAGTATATGGACTTCTACAACGACGAAAGGCTTCACTCCTCACTGAACTACAGGACACCGCGGGAGGTTCACTTTGCCGACCGGGAGGGACCGATGGCGGTCTGA
- a CDS encoding YkgJ family cysteine cluster protein, with amino-acid sequence MAALPAGAKPPRSGETALPARAKPSRPGEAALPIGSPAEWSRAVRKSRPSGDGLALGAWASCPRPSRRGGGVSPRRRRRSDGFFLGAWASCPRPSRRGGGVSPRRRRRSDELSLGAWASCPRPPRRGGGVSPCRCRRSDGDRGGKPCGTKNPSRAPPRMAALPAGAKPSRPGEAALPIGPPAEWSRAVRESRPSGDGFSLGAWASCPRPPRRGGEVSPRRRRRSDELSLGAWPSCPRPPRRGGGSPASKDELKGATDMDGPKSDKPWWWTGLKFECLGCGRCCRGEPGAIWFTEEEERMLAARIASNLEEFRRRYVTGRYGRPSIVEKANGECRLLDGATGRCTVYGLRPLQCRLFPFWPSLLASPRAWMEESRRCPGMNQGKEHSGEEIAALL; translated from the coding sequence ATGGCCGCGCTCCCAGCAGGGGCAAAACCCCCGCGGTCAGGCGAAACGGCACTCCCGGCGAGGGCAAAACCCTCGCGGCCAGGCGAAGCCGCGCTCCCGATAGGGTCCCCGGCCGAATGGAGTCGCGCGGTCCGGAAAAGTCGGCCCTCCGGCGACGGGCTTGCCCTGGGAGCGTGGGCATCCTGCCCGCGCCCGTCCCGGAGGGGCGGAGGGGTTTCCCCACGTCGTCGCCGCCGGAGCGACGGGTTTTTCCTGGGAGCGTGGGCATCCTGCCCGCGCCCGTCCCGGAGGGGCGGAGGGGTTTCCCCACGTCGTCGCCGCCGAAGCGACGAGCTTTCCCTGGGAGCGTGGGCATCCTGCCCGCGCCCGCCCCGAAGGGGCGGAGGGGTTTCCCCATGCCGTTGCCGCCGAAGCGACGGCGACCGAGGAGGAAAACCCTGCGGGACGAAAAATCCGTCCCGCGCGCCGCCAAGGATGGCCGCGCTCCCAGCAGGGGCAAAACCCTCGCGGCCAGGCGAAGCGGCGCTCCCGATAGGGCCCCCGGCCGAATGGAGTCGCGCGGTCCGGGAAAGTCGGCCCTCCGGCGACGGGTTTTCCCTGGGAGCGTGGGCATCCTGCCCGCGCCCGCCCCGGAGGGGCGGAGAGGTTTCCCCACGTCGTCGCCGCCGAAGCGACGAGCTTTCCCTGGGAGCGTGGCCATCCTGCCCGCGCCCGCCCCGAAGGGGCGGTGGGTCTCCGGCGTCAAAAGATGAACTGAAGGGAGCGACGGATATGGACGGTCCGAAATCGGATAAACCCTGGTGGTGGACAGGTTTAAAGTTTGAGTGTCTGGGTTGCGGCCGTTGCTGTCGCGGTGAACCGGGGGCCATATGGTTCACCGAAGAGGAAGAAAGAATGCTTGCCGCACGAATCGCGTCGAACCTGGAGGAGTTTCGCCGCCGCTACGTGACGGGGCGCTACGGTCGCCCCAGCATCGTCGAAAAGGCCAACGGCGAATGCCGCCTGCTGGACGGCGCCACGGGCCGCTGTACCGTCTACGGCCTCAGGCCCCTCCAGTGTCGGCTCTTTCCCTTCTGGCCCTCCCTTCTGGCCTCGCCTCGTGCCTGGATGGAGGAGAGTCGCCGCTGCCCGGGAATGAACCAGGGAAAAGAACACTCCGGCGAGGAGATCGCGGCCCTTCTATAG
- a CDS encoding flagellar basal body P-ring protein FlgI: MKNIGKTLLSLLILLAVASALPSAAAQVRLKDLATVGGARSNQLVGMGLVVGLQGTGDRGDLVLRMMKNMVDQFGISIDAGDLKSRNSAVVSVTADLPPFARPGQALDARVSAMGDAKSLEGGVLLQTPLKAANGAVYAAVQGPVLVGGFSAGGQAASVSKNITTTGRIAGGVLVEREVASSFTGPGGTLSLLLNQPDFTTARRMAEAINAQFGAVARPEDAGRVEVAIPPAYAATPSAFIAELEALPVRPDATARVVVNERTGTVVMGGNVRIDTVAVAHGNLTVQVVEQPQVSQPQPFGQGQTAVVPRTAVSAQEGGGQLITVPEAGTVDELVAALNGVGASPRDMIAILQAIDRAGALHGELVVM, translated from the coding sequence ATGAAAAACATCGGGAAGACCCTTCTTTCCCTCCTTATCCTCCTCGCCGTCGCGTCGGCCCTGCCCTCCGCCGCGGCCCAGGTCCGTCTCAAGGACCTGGCCACCGTCGGCGGTGCCCGATCGAACCAACTCGTGGGCATGGGCCTCGTCGTCGGCCTTCAGGGAACGGGGGACCGAGGAGACCTCGTCCTGCGGATGATGAAGAACATGGTCGACCAGTTCGGCATCTCCATCGACGCGGGAGACCTCAAAAGCCGCAACTCCGCCGTCGTCTCCGTCACCGCCGACCTTCCCCCCTTCGCCCGGCCGGGCCAGGCCCTCGACGCCCGCGTCTCGGCCATGGGCGACGCCAAAAGCCTCGAAGGAGGCGTCCTCCTCCAGACGCCCCTCAAGGCCGCCAACGGCGCCGTCTACGCCGCCGTCCAGGGGCCCGTCCTCGTCGGCGGCTTCTCGGCGGGCGGACAGGCCGCCTCCGTCTCCAAAAACATCACCACCACGGGCCGCATCGCCGGAGGCGTCCTCGTCGAACGGGAGGTGGCCTCCTCCTTCACCGGCCCCGGGGGTACCCTCTCCCTCCTCCTCAACCAGCCCGACTTCACCACGGCCCGTCGCATGGCCGAGGCCATCAACGCCCAGTTCGGCGCCGTCGCCCGCCCCGAAGATGCCGGTCGCGTCGAAGTCGCCATCCCTCCGGCCTACGCGGCCACTCCCTCGGCCTTCATCGCCGAGCTCGAAGCCCTTCCCGTCCGTCCCGACGCGACGGCCCGCGTCGTCGTCAACGAAAGGACCGGCACCGTCGTCATGGGCGGCAACGTCCGCATCGACACCGTCGCCGTCGCCCACGGCAACCTCACAGTCCAGGTCGTGGAGCAGCCCCAGGTCTCCCAGCCGCAGCCCTTCGGGCAGGGCCAGACCGCCGTCGTCCCCCGCACGGCCGTCTCCGCCCAGGAGGGGGGAGGACAGCTCATCACCGTTCCCGAGGCGGGAACGGTCGACGAACTCGTCGCGGCCCTCAACGGCGTCGGCGCCTCGCCCCGCGACATGATCGCCATCCTCCAGGCCATCGACAGGGCCGGCGCCCTTCACGGCGAACTGGTGGTGATGTGA
- a CDS encoding flagellar basal body L-ring protein FlgH, translating into MNVMKRKALPVFLIVLALALPAWADSLWSDSANLFADRRPTRVGDIVTVTVAEKTSTKDEGKTDLSKTNASEVADGVGIFDFIKKLGFGSSSTMTGDASTERKHTLTTTITCLVTEVLPNGNLVIEGSRNVRTHEENLRLRIEGVIRPQDVGPDNSVASDRVANATLSVEGKGSVGRLQKPGILTQILQTIF; encoded by the coding sequence ATGAACGTCATGAAAAGAAAAGCCCTCCCGGTCTTCCTGATCGTCCTCGCCCTGGCTCTGCCGGCCTGGGCCGACTCGCTCTGGAGCGACTCGGCGAACCTCTTCGCCGACCGTCGCCCCACCCGTGTCGGCGACATCGTCACCGTCACCGTGGCCGAAAAGACGTCGACGAAAGACGAGGGTAAGACCGACCTCAGCAAGACCAACGCATCGGAGGTGGCCGACGGAGTCGGCATCTTCGACTTCATCAAAAAGCTCGGCTTCGGCAGCAGCAGCACCATGACCGGTGACGCCTCGACGGAGCGCAAACACACCCTGACGACGACCATCACCTGCCTCGTCACCGAAGTCCTGCCCAACGGCAACCTCGTCATCGAAGGCAGCCGCAACGTGCGGACCCACGAGGAGAACCTGCGCCTGCGCATCGAGGGCGTCATCCGCCCCCAGGACGTCGGCCCCGACAACAGCGTCGCCAGCGACCGCGTCGCCAACGCCACCCTCTCCGTCGAAGGAAAGGGCAGCGTCGGCCGCCTCCAGAAGCCGGGCATCCTCACCCAGATTCTCCAGACCATTTTCTAG
- the flgA gene encoding flagellar basal body P-ring formation chaperone FlgA translates to MRAPLRLAPLLLALLLAAGAAWAADLSIEIPASVQARGGVVSLGEVAALGGDAELVRVVSGLTVHPDRQGRLTRKDVIDALQEAGIGGIRLRIVMAESVSVAGAGTTAGLVKALVGWPWGLEASPVDLPRGARIAAGQTVQIGEASVTLRLRLPDGGERALPVRLRWFQPAPVATRPLKKGDVLREGDLFLRTVERDSLRDIPFSLEGLLGSRLARDVPAGSALTRGDFETLPLVERRDRVILRARSGSLVVVASAQALDSGALGETVRVRNMESRVVVEAVVVGPGVVEAR, encoded by the coding sequence GTGAGAGCCCCCCTTCGCCTGGCGCCGCTTCTTCTGGCCCTGCTCCTCGCGGCAGGTGCGGCGTGGGCCGCCGACCTCAGCATCGAAATCCCCGCCTCCGTCCAGGCCCGGGGAGGCGTCGTTTCCCTCGGCGAAGTCGCCGCCCTCGGCGGCGACGCCGAGCTGGTCCGCGTCGTCTCGGGCCTGACCGTCCACCCCGACCGCCAGGGGCGACTCACCCGCAAAGACGTCATCGACGCCCTCCAGGAGGCCGGCATCGGCGGCATCCGACTCCGCATCGTCATGGCCGAAAGCGTCAGCGTCGCCGGTGCCGGGACGACGGCGGGCCTCGTCAAGGCCCTCGTCGGATGGCCCTGGGGACTCGAGGCCAGCCCCGTCGACCTCCCCCGGGGAGCCCGGATCGCCGCGGGCCAGACCGTGCAGATCGGCGAAGCGTCGGTCACGCTCCGGCTTCGCCTCCCCGACGGAGGCGAGAGAGCCCTGCCGGTCCGCCTGCGCTGGTTCCAGCCCGCCCCCGTCGCGACGCGCCCTCTCAAAAAAGGCGATGTCCTCAGGGAGGGAGACCTCTTCCTGCGCACCGTCGAGAGGGACAGCCTCCGCGACATCCCCTTCTCGCTCGAAGGCCTCCTCGGCAGCCGTCTCGCCCGGGACGTCCCGGCCGGATCGGCCCTGACGCGGGGCGACTTCGAGACCCTTCCCCTCGTCGAGAGGCGTGACCGCGTCATCCTTCGGGCCCGCTCGGGATCCCTCGTCGTCGTCGCCTCCGCCCAGGCCCTCGACAGCGGCGCCCTCGGCGAAACGGTGCGCGTGAGGAACATGGAAAGCAGGGTCGTCGTCGAAGCCGTCGTCGTCGGTCCCGGAGTGGTGGAAGCGAGATGA
- the flgG gene encoding flagellar basal-body rod protein FlgG, translated as MLRSLWTGASGMVAQQTHLDVVANNLANVNTTGFKKVRADFEDLLYQIDREPGAPVEVGSVVPTGIQVGLGTRVVGTNRMMNEGNLTETGGDYDMAIEGDGFFQVVLPDGEIAYTRDGSWRRDGDGQIVTSNGYLLEPNIVVPDDTTSISISPTGVVSITTVADPDQQEVGDIELARFVNPGGLKAVGKNLFRETDASGEPIVGAPGDEGIGYVLHRFIEMSNVQVVEEMVNMIVAQRAYEANSKTIQTADDLLRIANSLKR; from the coding sequence ATGCTGCGATCCCTTTGGACGGGCGCCTCGGGAATGGTCGCTCAACAGACCCATCTCGACGTCGTCGCCAACAACCTCGCCAACGTCAACACGACGGGCTTCAAAAAAGTCCGGGCCGACTTCGAGGACCTGCTTTACCAGATCGATAGGGAGCCCGGCGCTCCCGTCGAGGTCGGTTCCGTCGTCCCCACGGGCATCCAGGTCGGCCTGGGAACGCGCGTCGTCGGCACGAACCGCATGATGAACGAGGGCAACCTTACGGAAACCGGCGGCGACTACGACATGGCCATCGAGGGAGACGGCTTCTTCCAGGTCGTCCTTCCCGACGGCGAGATCGCCTACACCCGCGACGGCTCCTGGCGTCGCGACGGCGATGGGCAGATCGTCACCTCCAACGGCTACCTCCTGGAACCCAACATCGTCGTCCCCGACGACACGACGAGCATCTCCATCAGCCCCACCGGCGTCGTCTCCATCACCACCGTCGCCGACCCGGACCAGCAGGAAGTGGGGGATATCGAGCTGGCCCGCTTCGTCAACCCAGGAGGCCTCAAGGCTGTGGGCAAAAACCTCTTCCGCGAGACCGACGCCAGCGGCGAACCCATCGTCGGAGCGCCCGGCGACGAGGGAATCGGCTACGTTCTCCACCGCTTCATCGAAATGTCCAACGTCCAGGTCGTCGAGGAGATGGTCAACATGATCGTCGCCCAGAGGGCCTACGAGGCCAACTCGAAGACCATCCAGACCGCCGACGACCTCCTCCGCATCGCCAACAGCCTCAAGCGCTAG
- a CDS encoding flagellar hook-basal body protein encodes MFRGIYTGTSAMLVQSAGIDVAANNLANVGTSGFRGRRAVNEAFPSLLMSRIEADEKRFGVERRLVLGGKTPIGDAALTTVLSETALRTSAGSVQVTGNPLDVAAGEEGYFVVTDDGGNVFYTRSGHFVRDDQGRLVTHDGYRVQGDGGDIEFGEGQELLIGDGGQISVDGEIVGNLRFVTFENPTWLRQVGKSLVTETEASGAAQDLDNYRIIPGALEMSNVHVVEEMVRMMDAHRAYEASAKCVTTQDESASRLTTAFGKTG; translated from the coding sequence GTGTTTCGAGGCATCTACACCGGAACTTCGGCCATGCTCGTCCAGAGCGCCGGCATCGACGTCGCCGCCAACAACCTGGCCAACGTCGGCACCAGCGGCTTCAGGGGAAGACGGGCCGTCAACGAGGCCTTCCCCTCCCTTCTCATGAGCCGCATCGAGGCCGACGAGAAACGCTTCGGGGTCGAACGCCGGCTCGTCCTCGGCGGAAAGACGCCCATCGGCGACGCCGCCCTCACCACCGTCCTCTCCGAAACGGCCCTGCGCACCTCGGCCGGCTCCGTCCAGGTCACGGGCAACCCCCTCGACGTCGCCGCCGGCGAAGAGGGCTACTTCGTCGTCACCGACGACGGAGGCAACGTCTTTTACACCCGGTCGGGCCACTTCGTCCGCGACGATCAGGGGCGCCTCGTGACCCACGACGGCTACCGCGTCCAGGGCGACGGAGGCGACATCGAATTCGGCGAGGGACAGGAGCTTCTCATCGGCGACGGAGGCCAGATCTCCGTCGACGGAGAGATCGTCGGCAACCTCCGTTTCGTCACCTTCGAAAACCCGACGTGGCTCCGTCAGGTCGGCAAGAGCCTCGTCACCGAGACGGAAGCCTCCGGGGCCGCTCAGGACCTGGATAACTACCGGATCATCCCCGGCGCCCTGGAGATGTCCAACGTCCACGTCGTCGAGGAGATGGTCCGCATGATGGATGCCCACCGGGCCTACGAGGCCTCGGCCAAGTGCGTCACCACCCAGGACGAGTCGGCCTCGCGTCTCACGACGGCCTTCGGCAAGACAGGGTAG
- the mreB gene encoding rod shape-determining protein has translation MWGKDIGIDLGTATVLIYVRGKGVVMREPSVVAVDQNTGKVLAVGSEAKRMLGRTPGHVVAVRPLRDGVIADYTITEVMLHYFLKKITSGMGRLFRNRVMICVPSGATDVERRAVLEAAIEVGAKEAYLIEEPMASGIGANLDVAEPRGNMVVDIGGGTTDIAVISLGGIVVSESLRVGGDRFDEAITRYVRKQFNLAIGEQTSEDLKIQIGTCFPRDEEKSLAIRGRDLIHGLPRQIEITSFAVSQAIEETVQQIIEGIRKVLELTPPELAADIIDRGIVLTGGGALLKGLPERVMEETDISCYIADHPMECVALGTGKALEELDRLRVSGTVIPAIRKGGRRLGG, from the coding sequence ATGTGGGGCAAGGACATCGGTATCGACCTCGGCACCGCCACGGTCCTCATCTACGTCAGGGGTAAGGGCGTCGTCATGCGCGAACCCTCCGTCGTCGCCGTCGACCAGAACACGGGCAAGGTTCTCGCCGTCGGCTCCGAGGCCAAGCGCATGCTGGGGCGGACGCCGGGACACGTCGTCGCCGTCCGTCCCCTGCGGGATGGCGTCATCGCCGACTACACCATAACGGAAGTCATGCTCCACTACTTTCTGAAAAAAATCACCTCCGGAATGGGACGGCTCTTCCGCAACCGCGTCATGATCTGCGTCCCCTCGGGGGCCACCGACGTGGAGCGTCGCGCCGTTCTCGAGGCGGCCATCGAAGTGGGCGCCAAGGAGGCCTACCTCATCGAAGAGCCCATGGCCTCCGGCATCGGCGCCAACCTCGACGTCGCCGAACCGCGGGGCAACATGGTCGTCGACATCGGCGGCGGAACGACCGACATCGCCGTCATCTCCCTCGGAGGCATCGTCGTCTCCGAATCGCTCCGCGTCGGCGGCGACCGTTTCGACGAGGCCATCACCCGTTACGTCCGCAAACAGTTCAACCTGGCCATCGGCGAACAGACGTCGGAGGACCTCAAGATCCAGATCGGCACCTGCTTCCCCAGAGACGAGGAGAAATCCCTCGCCATCAGGGGACGGGACCTCATCCACGGCCTGCCCCGACAGATCGAGATCACCAGCTTCGCCGTCTCCCAGGCCATCGAGGAGACGGTCCAGCAGATCATCGAGGGAATCCGCAAGGTCCTGGAGCTAACGCCGCCCGAGCTGGCAGCCGATATCATAGACAGAGGAATCGTCCTCACCGGCGGAGGCGCCCTTCTCAAAGGCCTTCCCGAGCGGGTCATGGAAGAGACCGACATCTCCTGCTACATCGCAGATCACCCCATGGAGTGCGTCGCCCTCGGCACGGGCAAGGCGCTGGAGGAACTGGACAGACTGCGCGTCTCCGGCACCGTCATTCCCGCCATTCGCAAGGGAGGCCGACGCCTCGGGGGCTAG
- the truA gene encoding tRNA pseudouridine(38-40) synthase TruA produces the protein MRWAAEVAYLGSAFSGWQRQAGSVTVQGALEEALTRLNGVPSVVEGAGRTDGGVHARGQVVSFDTARRWEPSRLRLALEGNLPQTLRVLRVAPVDGAFRARHDAQYREYVYFLWTETCCYPHLAPYVWHNRTWQDLEPLRACCRLLPGTHDFRAFCRAADCPDESRRTLYAVTLLRRGPIVRLRIRGRGFLTNMVRIIVGSLDAVARGKRDPSWFASLLGGKGREESGRTAPPQGLFLWKVGYVPSPWRETSEENMRATGVEE, from the coding sequence ATGCGCTGGGCCGCCGAAGTCGCCTATCTGGGAAGCGCCTTCTCCGGCTGGCAGCGCCAGGCCGGGAGTGTCACCGTCCAGGGGGCTCTCGAAGAGGCCCTGACCCGTCTCAACGGAGTCCCGTCCGTCGTCGAGGGCGCGGGGCGGACCGACGGCGGCGTCCACGCCCGGGGACAGGTCGTCTCCTTCGACACGGCCCGGCGCTGGGAGCCGTCGCGGCTGCGCCTCGCCCTGGAGGGCAATCTCCCCCAGACGCTCCGCGTCCTCCGCGTCGCTCCCGTCGACGGCGCCTTCCGGGCTCGCCATGACGCGCAATACCGGGAATATGTCTACTTCCTCTGGACGGAGACGTGCTGCTACCCCCACCTGGCTCCCTACGTCTGGCACAACAGGACGTGGCAGGACCTCGAACCCCTCCGCGCCTGCTGCCGTCTTCTCCCGGGAACACACGACTTCCGGGCCTTCTGCCGCGCCGCCGACTGTCCCGACGAGAGTCGGAGGACCCTCTACGCCGTCACCCTTCTCCGCCGGGGGCCCATCGTGCGCCTGCGCATCCGGGGGCGTGGCTTTCTGACCAACATGGTCCGCATCATCGTCGGCAGCCTCGACGCCGTCGCCCGGGGGAAAAGGGATCCCTCCTGGTTCGCCTCTCTCCTCGGGGGAAAGGGGAGGGAGGAATCGGGAAGGACGGCGCCCCCTCAGGGGCTCTTTCTCTGGAAGGTGGGCTACGTCCCCTCTCCCTGGCGCGAAACGTCGGAGGAAAACATGCGAGCGACGGGCGTGGAAGAATAG
- a CDS encoding energy-coupling factor transporter transmembrane component T family protein: protein MQFLNHMTLGQYVPADSFVHHLDPRCKIVAAVALLTGVFLVSDLRLFPLWALLLPCLAFLARIPLTMVLRSARPVVVLVLLTALIHVFFTKGEAIWQWGIVSITGEGLVMAARMGLRLFFLVLFAGLLTLTTSPMELSDGLERLFSPLTPLGFPAHDLAMMMTIALRFIPTLLDETDRIMKAQLARGADLDRGNVVRRLRAFIPVLVPLFVIVFQRADDLATAMEARGYRGGRGRTRLNPLKWRLRDGAALAVVVAVVAAAVVADRILL from the coding sequence ATGCAGTTCCTGAACCACATGACCCTGGGCCAGTACGTTCCGGCCGACTCCTTCGTACACCACCTCGACCCCCGCTGCAAAATCGTCGCCGCCGTCGCCCTCCTCACGGGCGTCTTCCTCGTCTCCGACCTGAGGCTCTTCCCCCTCTGGGCCCTTCTCCTGCCCTGCCTGGCCTTCCTGGCGCGGATCCCGCTGACGATGGTCCTCCGCTCGGCCCGTCCCGTCGTCGTCCTCGTCCTCCTCACGGCCCTGATCCACGTCTTCTTCACCAAAGGAGAGGCGATCTGGCAGTGGGGAATCGTCTCCATCACCGGCGAAGGACTGGTCATGGCCGCCCGCATGGGACTCCGTCTTTTCTTCCTCGTCCTCTTCGCCGGACTTCTCACCCTGACGACGAGTCCCATGGAACTTTCCGACGGCCTGGAACGGCTCTTCTCGCCGCTGACCCCTCTGGGCTTCCCGGCCCACGACCTGGCCATGATGATGACCATCGCCCTCCGCTTCATTCCCACCCTTCTCGACGAGACGGACCGGATCATGAAGGCCCAGCTCGCCCGCGGTGCCGACCTCGATCGGGGCAACGTGGTCCGCCGTCTGAGGGCCTTCATCCCCGTCCTCGTCCCCCTTTTCGTCATCGTCTTCCAGCGGGCCGACGATCTCGCCACGGCCATGGAGGCCCGAGGCTACAGGGGCGGCAGGGGACGGACCCGCCTGAACCCCCTGAAATGGCGTCTTCGCGACGGAGCGGCTTTGGCCGTCGTCGTCGCCGTCGTCGCCGCCGCCGTCGTCGCCGACCGGATCCTCCTCTGA
- a CDS encoding ATP-binding cassette domain-containing protein, with amino-acid sequence MSLILRNVSHIYHRGTPLETTALKEVSLTVDDAQWVAVVGHTGSGKSTLAQHLNALLLADEGEVSVDGLKAVKGGPDLREIRRRVGLVFQYPEQQLFAETVEEEMTFGPRNWGLDEKEIPDAVDAALALVGLDGLSRRRSPFSLSGGQKRLLAIASVLAVRPSYLVLDEPAAGLDSRGRRNLMALVEGLRREGIAVVQVTHDLELALAHCDKICVLERGRALFWGPPAIVVEQLLDRPVQGLVLPEVLAFARSLREYGYNVPLSWNPEEVARALIGEVSRCSS; translated from the coding sequence CTGCGCAACGTCAGCCACATCTACCACAGGGGAACGCCCCTGGAGACGACGGCCCTCAAAGAGGTCTCCCTCACCGTCGACGATGCCCAGTGGGTCGCCGTCGTCGGCCACACCGGCAGTGGCAAGTCGACCCTGGCCCAGCACCTCAACGCCCTTCTTCTGGCCGACGAGGGCGAGGTCTCCGTCGACGGCCTCAAGGCCGTCAAGGGCGGCCCCGACCTGCGGGAGATCAGGCGCCGCGTCGGCCTCGTCTTCCAGTACCCGGAACAGCAGCTCTTCGCCGAGACCGTCGAGGAGGAGATGACCTTCGGTCCCCGCAACTGGGGGCTCGACGAGAAGGAGATTCCCGACGCCGTCGACGCGGCCCTGGCCCTCGTCGGCCTCGACGGCCTTTCCCGGAGACGGAGTCCCTTCTCCCTCTCGGGAGGGCAGAAGAGGCTCCTGGCCATCGCCTCCGTCCTCGCCGTCCGCCCCTCCTACCTCGTCCTCGACGAGCCCGCGGCCGGCCTCGATTCCCGGGGGCGCCGGAACCTCATGGCCCTCGTCGAGGGGCTTCGCCGCGAGGGAATCGCCGTCGTCCAGGTCACTCACGACCTGGAGCTGGCCCTGGCCCACTGCGACAAAATCTGCGTCCTCGAAAGAGGGAGGGCCCTCTTCTGGGGGCCTCCGGCGATCGTCGTCGAACAGCTTCTCGACCGTCCCGTACAGGGCCTCGTCCTCCCGGAAGTGCTGGCCTTCGCCCGCTCGCTCCGCGAATACGGCTACAACGTCCCCCTCTCGTGGAATCCGGAAGAGGTGGCCCGTGCCCTCATCGGGGAGGTCTCGCGATGCAGTTCCTGA